The following are encoded together in the Scyliorhinus torazame isolate Kashiwa2021f chromosome 6, sScyTor2.1, whole genome shotgun sequence genome:
- the znf804b gene encoding G patch domain-containing protein 8 isoform X2, which translates to MIQDYAGKEKAIAKALEDLKANFYCELCDKQYHKHQEFDNHINSYDHAHKQRLKELKQREFARNVASRSRKDEKKQEKALKRLHQLAELRKQSECAPGSGPMFKPTTVAIDSHSKRAPAGSIAKGRDNGRKSNTRASFKKEETLRKNLENSLQCSPCGDQCAPDKSAAQIQGQLGLKPFSLFKNKSSPCIPAHKGSVSFSFSKKAPLKLESSASVFNDTIEEKQHGDELQNHKGKVAAEPEMPVVPAGINNTAHTENNEPAKQSQMDSAIGSNPFARVRKLKALMLKENKDEEEKEYYCYTPTLCKTKPNFPFLFFMKSSEKTDADQVTTRSDNIKKFQTGSTDFKCSMVSEVRDVKLEVTDSAPQLNPPACQQATKQEDGKTLDQDVCKPKCEEPSVLNAKQREPVQTADERLGRMESSSRPKQVTGPFLPVLSRDESTTLQWPSELLLFTQTEPSLSYSCNPLYFDFKLSRNKKRAKGIPGPEPNMQQSAAVAIGGDNETYLKKAQSRSVQNEGDLEQRKRGVSRKSKKRKSHQKPNRKSKQKSEADHADNVSKKRKGKIYNCNLKKEGKYTCKETDPGSQNAEEDSKEEKHFKLTPKRFLQGEQSSRSEELVQVNSSIIKKQSFFPFDLSNKKQKVSPTNSLSSSKEMCEDQKVHKSAHDSLNLNSHGTDSTEERHRNCRKSSSHCSYQHDSESNRSACRKSRSYSSSHGSSFRSSSDTSSDRSRTSHSSRNYSDRSSDDSHRSRSRYCSKRHHRSHYGYKCHSRLKKKRHSRSSMSSLSSDNDHYHRKGSANRSRNRGSSQRQHTCPKGRMHSGSRNSSSSRAHSRSRSRFRSRSKHCWNSQESPFRDYLSSRRPSLRRSSSRNKEECRQELPSERQARHSSTRSFSKDRAYHVKPSLCHRHYHEVKRETGVLHGTIKSEDTMQNYSPMSPSLFQKNESIGSSILPLKEIIQDVKTSLITEHLLETMQCNKIEEKTISAADLTSTSNALVVNLKDHSQGYCGPRLPPSMDNMAIVSLIGELTPTEKVGLKNDISKGDNSDKADEPELSKENGNEAVSTINQEESLVLKEVNENKTGIGQGSLCSITQTAEEEQAGLTKYHVQPAEENVTPIPEGRSSIDCSVCTDDSMVVKEENSQKTFYDSSDNNSVPMGEVIFDYYNTNSESVDEMDPPFMEGSKSISPPLASQPIIFTPEEMEKYSKLQLQAQQHIQQQLLSKQVKTFPSSAAAVTFSPVSAFQPISLPQPSAAAAAAAAASSVTTVHHTLLQHHAAATLTAALYPNAHHQAMTQLHHLTQPHIAPFTFSPITQAIFPAHPAAFLAGHPLHFIPAAAIHPAHLALHPLPHTALCPTLFAPHPAAAAAASAIHLHPLLHPLFPGHDLQHRSSPNT; encoded by the coding sequence TGCTCCAGGAAGTGGCCCGATGTTCAAACCTACAACAGTGGCCATTGACAGTCACTCGAAGAGAGCCCCTGCTGGATCCATTGCCAAAGGCAGAGATAACGGAAGAAAGAGCAATACCAGGGCCTCATTCAAAAAAGAAGAAACACTGAGAAAGAATCTGGAAAATAGCCTGCAATGTTCCCCATGTGGTGATCAGTGTGCTCCTGATAAATCTGCAGCACAGATACAAGGCCAGTTAGGCTTAAAGCCCTTTAGTCTGTTCAAAAATAAAAGCAGCCCATGTATCCCCGCCCACAAGGGTAGTGTCTCATTTTCTTTCTCCAAAAAAGCTCCATTGAAGCTAGAGTCATCTGCTTCAGTTTTCAATGACACCATTGAAGAAAAGCAGCATGGAGACGAACTGCAGAATCACAAAGGGAAGGTAGCAGCTGAACCAGAGATGCCCGTGGTACCTGCAGGGATAAATAACACTGCACACACTGAAAATAATGAGCCAGCCAAACAATCTCAGATGGACAGTGCCATCGGGAGTAATCCCTTTGCAAGAGTTAGAAAGCTGAAAGCACTAATGTTGAAGGAAAATAAGGATGAAGAAGAAAAGGAATATTATTGTTACACTCCTACTCTGTGCAAAACCAAGCCAAATTTCCCTTTCTTATTTTTCATGAAATCATCTGAGAAGACAGACGCAGACCAAGTGACAACTCGCAGTGACAACATCAAAAAGTTTCAGACGGGTAGCACTGATTTCAAATGTTCCATGGTCTCAGAAGTTAGGGATGTAAAGCTCGAGGTCACAGATAGTGCACCACAATTAAATCCACCAGCTTGTCAGCAGGCAACCAAACAAGAGGATGGGAAAACACTGGATCAGGACGTTTGCAAGCCGAAATGTGAAGAACCATCAGTGTTGAATGCAAAGCAGAGAGAGCCCGTACAGACAGCTGATGAAAGGTTGGGCAGAATGGAGTCATCAAGCAGGCCAAAGCAAGTAACTGGGCCTTTTCTTCCCGTGCTGAGTAGAGATGAATCAACTACGCTTCAGTGGCCATCTGAACTTTTACTCTTCACTCAGACTGAGCCATCCCTTTCATACAGCTGCAATCCATTGTATTTTGATTTTAAACTGTCAAGAAATAAAAAACGAGCAAAGGGCATTCCAGGGCCGGAACCAAATATGCAGCAAAGTGCAGCGGTTGCTATCGGAGGGGATAATGAGACGTACTTAAAGAAAGCACAAAGCAGAAGTGTACAGAATGAGGGAGATCTGGAGCAGAGAAAACGTGGAGTATCACGCAAATCAAAGAAAAGAAAGAGCCATCAGAAACCTAACAGGAAGTCTAAGCAGAAATCGGAGGCTGATCATGCAGACAATGTGAGCAAAAAAAGGAAAGGAAAAATATATAACTGTAATCTGAAAAAAGAGGGTAAATACACATGTAAGGAAACAGACCCAGGATCCCAGAATGCAGAAGAAGATTCAAAAGAGGAAAAACATTTCAAGCTAACCCCAAAGCGCTTTTTACAGGGTGAGCAATCGAGCCGCAGTGAGGAGCTGGTACAAGTCAATAGCAGCATTATTAAGAAACAATCGTTTTTTCCTTTTGATTTAAGCAACAAAAAGCAGAAAGTTTCACCAACTAATTCTTTAAGTAGTTCCAAAGAAATGTGCGAAGACCAAAAGGTGCACAAGTCCGCACATGACAGTCTAAATTTGAACAGTCATGGCACTGATAGTACTGAGGAACGCCACAGAAATTGTCGTAAATCATCCTCGCATTGTAGCTATCAACATGATTCGGAAAGTAATAGAAGTGCTTGTCGAAAATCCAGAAGCTATTCATCTTCCCATGGTTCATCATTCAGGTCATCTTCTGATACCTCCAGTGACCGCAGTAGGACTAGTCACAGTAGCAGAAATTACTCTGACAGATCAAGTGACGACAGTCACAGAAGTCGGTCGCGGTATTGTTCAAAAAGACATCACAGGTCACATTATGGTTACAAATGTCATTCCAGACTTAAAAAGAAAAGGCACAGCCGTTCATCAATGTCATCATTATCCTCCGATAATGACCATTACCACAGGAAAGGAAGTGCCAATCGAAGCAGGAATCGAGGCAGCTCCCAAAGGCAGCATACGTGTCCAAAAGGCCGAATGCACAGCGGTAGCAGAAACTCCAGCAGCAGCCGAGCTCACAGCAGAAGTAGAAGTAGATTTAGGAGCAGGTCAAAACATTGCTGGAACAGTCAAGAAAGTCCCTTTCGAGATTACTTAAGCAGTCGTCGTCCCAGTTTGAGAAGGTCATCATCTCGAAATAAGGAAGAATGCAGGCAAGAGCTACCTAGTGAGAGGCAGGCAAGACACAGCAGTACTAGGTCTTTCTCAAAAGACAGAGCCTATCATGTAAAGCCATCTCTTTGCCACCGTCACTATCATGAGGTAAAAAGAGAAACAGGAGTGCTCCATGGAACAATAAAGAGTGAAGATACAATGCAGAATTACAGCCCAATGTCACCGAGCTTATTCCAGAAGAATGAGAGCATTGGTAGCTCCATTCTCCCATTGAAGGAAATAATTCAGGATGTAAAAACGTCCCTAATAACAGAACACCTGTTAGAAACAATGCAATGCAACAAAATTGAAGAGAAAACAATTAGCGCAGCAGACCTAACATCAACTTCAAATGCACTGGTTGTAAACCTGAAAGATCATTCACAAGGCTATTGTGGCCCCAGGCTTCCCCCCTCCATGGATAACATGGCAATAGTGTCTTTAATTGGAGAATTAACTCCAACAGAAAAGGTAGGTTTAAAAAATGACATTAGCAAAGGGGACAACAGTGACAAAGCGGATGAGCCTGAACTCTCAAAAGAGAATGGAAATGAAGCCGTGTCTACAATCAACCAAGAAGAGAGTCTTGTTCTGAAAGAAGTAAATGAAAATAAAACAGGCATAGGACAGGGGTCATTGTGCAGTATAACACAAACCGCTGAGGAAGAACAGGCAGGCCTGACCAAATATCATGTACAGCCTGCTGAAGAAAATGTTACTCCAATCCCTGAAGGTAGATCCAGCATTGATTGCTCTGTTTGTACTGATGATTCAATGGTGGTCAAAGAGGAGAATTCCCAAAAGACATTTTACGATTCTAGTGATAACAATTCTGTTCCAATGGGAGAGGTTATATTTGATTATTACAACACTAACTCAGAGAGTGTTGATGAAATGGACCCTCCATTTATGGAGGGCAGTAAATCAATCTCACCCCCTCTCGCTAGCCAACCCATAATCTTCACACCTGAAGAAATGGAAAAATATAGCAAATTACAGTTACAGGCACAGCAGCATATCCAGCAGCAGCTTCTCTCCAAACAAGTCAAGACATTCCCGTCATCGGCTGCAGCCGTTACTTTCTCTCCAGTGTCAGCGTTTCAACCTATTTCCCTTCCGCAGCCATCTGCTGCAGCTGCTGCCGCTGCCGCTGCTTCTTCTGTTACCACCGTTCACCACACTCTCCTCCAGCATCATGCTGCAGCCACCCTCACAGCTGCTCTCTACCCTAATGCCCACCATCAAGCGATGACCCAGCTTCACCATCTCACCCAGCCACACATTGCACCCTTCACATTTTCTCCGATTACTCAGGCCATTTTTCCTGCTCACCCCGCTGCCTTCCTAGCTGGCCACCCGCTGCACTTCATCCCTGCAGCGGCTATCCACCCAGCCCACCTGGCACTTCACCCgcttccacacaccgctctctgccCAACCCTGTTTGCCCCTCACCCAGCCGCAGCCGCCGCTGCTTCAGCTATCCACCTTCACCCTTTGCTCCATCCCCTGTTCCCAGGGCACGATCTGCAACATCGGTCTTCTCCCAACACCTGA